The window AAATGATCCCCTAATCTAAATATCTTGTTTTCCACAGAGACACTTTTTCAGCTAAAGGTATGTTCTTGAAAAGATGCCTAATCTGCGTCAGTAGTACAGCTGAAGTTTTTTGGTTATAAATTCtaccttttatttttatttttttttatggaTTACAGTTTACTTCCAAGCAACTTGAGAGATTGGCCAAGAAGGCAGAGAAGGAGTCTGAAAAAGAGCAGGCAAAGGTTAAAAAGGTGAGAAAACAGAATTAAAATAATCTTTAGGCACACAGTGATGCCCGAAGTCTTGCAAAATTGTCTGTGTTAGCTTTGTTGTTCATCACATTCAGTTTGTTCCCCCATCATTGTTTTCTGAGCGATACGGAGAGAAGCCTTTCTATTGTTTATCTGGAATTTTCTCAGATGATGCTGGATACAGTGTGATACTGTCTCTAATGATAAGCATCTGGTGAGCCTGTTTGGCATGTTTCCTCCATGTGTCTAAATATTTAGCATGGTTTACTTTCCATTATCCCAGTCATTCTCTTCCTGTTCCTGGCTCATCTGGCTGCAATCCAAAAACCATCCTTCCTCGTTGGAGGCAGCCGAGAGGCTTTTAGCAGGAAAATGCATCTGGATTCTTTTGGACACCCTTTGGTTTATGCTAATTGTGTGACGGCAGTGCAGTGCAAAACATGTATTTGTTCAGGTACAAACAGAAAGGATGGCTGGTAAATTGCCTCATAAGTCAAACAATTTTACCTTGAATAATAAAATGTACatattttttctctttttgttcAGTTATAAGTCTTTGCAATTTAAACTTTTGATTAGATCTGTACTCGTTTCACCTGTCATATGACACCGCGGGTGGTCAGCAGGTGGCAGCACAGCTTTGTCTCTGAACAAGAAGTGGTTAGGTCGGCGTTCTTGTGTCCACTGTCTCAGTGGCAAACTAATTTTTGTCTTCTAAACATTAGTCAGCTCCCAGTGACGTGTTTGGTTGGGAGATCACAAACGTGATGCTCATTATTTTTTCCATTATGAGGTCATGACATGTCTGAGTCATTATATTTGTCATCAAAACAAGAGAAACGTTCTGAtgagtcgtcgtcgtcgtcttcctccacttatccgggtccgggtcgcgggggcagcatcccaactagggagctccagaccgtcctcttcccGACCAGCtctaccagctcctccggcaggaccccaaggcgttcccggaccagattggagatgtaacctctccaacgtgtcctgggtcgacccgggggcctcctgccggcaggacattgcccgaaacacctccccggggaggcgtccaggaggcatcctggccagatgcccaaaccacctcaactgactcctttcgatccggaggagcagcggttctactccgagtccctcccgaatgtccgagctcctcaccctatctctaaggctgagcccggccaccctacggaggaaactcattttggccgcttgtatccgcgatctcgttctttcggtcattacccaaagctcatgaccataggtgaggattgggacgtagatcgaccggtaaatcaagagcctggctttctggctcagctccctcttcaccacgacggatcggctcagcgtccacatcactgcagacgccgaaccaatccgcctgtcgatctgatGAGCCAAGAGTCTTTTTTATTGCTTAGATTTTCTAAGTTATTGTAGATTTGAAATGTCTCGCTGAACATTTATCAGTGTGTCAGATGTGCATGTTGCACGATTATCCTACAAAGAAAATTGTTAAAACATTTGTCTCATCAACAGGCTTTGCAACAGAAAAATGTAGACGTTGCCAGAGTCTATGCAGAGAATGCAATCCGCAAAAAGAACGAAGGTCTCAATTGGCTGCGCATGGCGTCCCGAGTCGATGCAGTGGCCTCGAAAGTCCAGACTGCTGTCACCATGAAGGGAGTAAGTTACCCTGAAAAGAGAAGTTTCTATAGTTTTAAAATGCAGAAAATACCGTACCACTTTTATTTATAAGTGCCTTTAACATGGCATCACAGCCAATCAAAAGCTCTGAAGAAGATGGAAGTTATTTATATTCACCATAAGGATTATTTCCTCTGAGATAGAATTGACCTGTTTCGCATTTATTCCACCAGGTGACTAAAAGCATGGGTCAGGTGACCAAGGCTCTGGACAAAGCTCTAGGATCCATGGATCTCCAGAAGGTCTCTGCAGTCATGGATAAGTTTGAAAGCCAAGTTCAGAATCTTGATGTCCATACCTCTGTGAGTGGCCTTATTGTACAAATCATCTTATACTAGTCTCTTATTTTCTCCACAGCTCTTTTTTTAAATCTGTGGTAGTAGTGATTTCCAGCCTGACTTCTCTCTTGTCCTGTTCTGCATCAGGTGATGGAGGACTCGATGAGCTCAGCAATGACTCTGACCACACCTCAGGAGCAGGTGGATGACCTGATCCACCAAATAGCAGAAGAGAGCGGTCTAGAGGTGATGGACCAACTCAACCAGCTTCCTGCTGGGGCTA is drawn from Nothobranchius furzeri strain GRZ-AD chromosome 4, NfurGRZ-RIMD1, whole genome shotgun sequence and contains these coding sequences:
- the chmp1a gene encoding charged multivesicular body protein 1a, with amino-acid sequence MDETLFQLKFTSKQLERLAKKAEKESEKEQAKVKKALQQKNVDVARVYAENAIRKKNEGLNWLRMASRVDAVASKVQTAVTMKGVTKSMGQVTKALDKALGSMDLQKVSAVMDKFESQVQNLDVHTSVMEDSMSSAMTLTTPQEQVDDLIHQIAEESGLEVMDQLNQLPAGATSLGGETSRSQEKEDQLSRRLAALRN